The proteins below are encoded in one region of Silene latifolia isolate original U9 population chromosome 2, ASM4854445v1, whole genome shotgun sequence:
- the LOC141644091 gene encoding putative inactive purple acid phosphatase 1 — protein sequence MRGLLFTLFAVLWSGTNFHCAVSHGDQPLSKIAIHKATVEVHEKAYITVSPSIIGHGRNSIEWVSVKFSYPSPTIDDWIGVFSPADFSASTCVQENSKVIPPVLCTAPIKFQYANFSSPKYAHTGTGSLKFQLINQRSDFSFGLFTGGLLYPKLVAVSNAVSFANPKAPVYPRLAQGKSWDEMTVTWTSGYSIDEAIPVVQWGLQGEKKIISPAGTLTFDRTSMCGAPANTVGWRDPGFIHTGFLKELWPNLMYNYRVGHKMHNGTYVWSEGNEFRASPFPGQDSVQKVVIFGDMGKDEIDGSNEYNNFQRASLNTTRQLVKELKDIDIVFHIGDICYANGYLSQWDQFTAQVEPIASTVPYMIASGNHERDWPGSGSFYQSLDSGGECGVPAQNMFYVPAENREKFWYSTDYGMFRFCIADTEHDWRVGTEQYNFIENCLASVDRQKQPWLIFLAHRVLGYSSCEFYAAEGTFGEPMGRDSLQNLWQKYKVDIAIYGHSHNYERTCPVYQSQCTSQEKSHYKGSLNGTIHVVAGGGGASLAEFSDLQPKWSIVRDVDYGFLKLTAFNHSSLLFEYKKSSDGSVHDSFTITRDYRDILACATDSCPATTLAY from the exons ATGAGAGGATTGTTATTTACATTATTTGCAGTTCTTTGGAGTGGGACAAACTTTCATTGTGCAGTATCCCATGGAGATCAACCTCTGTCGAAAATTGCTATTCACAAGGCAACAGTTGAAGTCCATGAGAAGGCTTATATCACAGTTTCTCCTTCGATAATTGGACACGGG AGGAATAGCATCGAATGGGTTTCTGTGAAGTTCAGCTACCCCAGTCCAACAATTGATGATTGGATTGGTGTGTTTTCTCCCGCTGATTTCAG TGCATCTACTTGCGTACAAGAGAATTCGAAAGTTATACCTCCTGTTCTATGCACTGCTCCTATAAAG TTTCAATATGCAAATTTCTCAAGTCCTAAGTATGCGCATACGGGTACTGGATCTCTGAAGTTTCAGTTGATCAATCAGAGGAGTGACTTTTCGTTTGGACTGTTTACTGGTGGACTACTATAT CCAAAACTGGTTGCTGTATCAAACGCCGTGTCTTTTGCAAATCCCAAGGCTCCTGTTTACCCCCGCTTGGCTCAAGGAAAATCATGGGATGAG ATGACTGTTACATGGACAAGTGGGTACTCAATCGATGAGGCAATTCCTGTTGTTCAATGGGGTTTGCAAGGAGAAAAGAAGATCATTTCCCCTGCTGGAACACTAACTTTTGATCGTACGAGCATGTGCG GTGCACCGGCAAACACTGTGGGGTGGCGTGATCCTGGCTTTATACACACTGGTTTCTTGAAGGAGCTGTGGCCCAACTTAAT GTACAATTATAGGGTGGGACACAAAATGCACAATGGCACGTATGTATGGAGTGAAGGAAATGAGTTTAGAGCATCCCCTTTTCCCGGTCAGGATTCTGTGCAAAAGGTCGTCATTTTCGGAGATATGGGAAAG GACGAAATAGATGGCTCCAATGAATACAACAATTTCCAGCGCGCTTCTCTAAATACCACTAGGCAGCTTGTCAAAGAATTGAAGGACATTGATATAGTCTTCCACATCGGTGATATCTGCTATGCTAATGGCTATCTATCTCAGTGGGACCAGTTCACCGCACAAGTCGAGCCCATTGCCTCAACTGTACCATACATGATTGCTAG TGGAAATCATGAACGAGACTGGCCTGGATCAGGGTCCTTTTACCAGAGCTTGGACTCAGGAGGAGAATGCGGTGTCCCGGCTCAGAATATGTTCTATGTTCCTGCTGAAAACCGGGAAAAGTTCTG GTATTCCACAGATTATGGAATGTTCAGGTTTTGCATAGCGGATACAGAACATGATTGGCGGGTGGGAACAGAACAATACAATTTCATCGAGAATTGTCTTGCATCTGTAGACAGACAGAAGCAACCGTGGTTGATTTTTCTTGCGCATCGTGTTCTTGGTTATTCGTCATGTGAGTTTTATGCTGCAGAGGGAACATTTGGGGAGCCTATGGGTAGGGATAGCCTTCAGAACTTATGGCAGAAATACAAGGTTGACATTGCCATTTATGGCCATAGTCATAATTACGAGAGGACTTGTCCCGTCTATCAG AGCCAATGTACGAGTCAAGAGAAGAGTCACTACAAGGGAAGCTTAAATGGGACGATACATGTGGTCGCCGGAGGTGGTGGAGCCAGTCTAGCAGAGTTTTCAGACCTGCAGCCAAAGTGGAGCATTGTGAGAGACGTCGATTATGGATTCCTTAAACTCACTGCATTTAACCACTCGAGTTTGTTGTTCGAGTACAAGAAGAGCAGTGACGGGTCAGTACACGACTCGTTCACAATCACTCGGGACTACCGAGACATATTGGCGTGCGCAACAGATAGTTGCCCTGCCACAACCTTAGCATATTAG
- the LOC141644090 gene encoding putative inactive purple acid phosphatase 1 isoform X1: protein MFQLFNYVSLLSILWVSLALQQVRTDGDQPLSNIAIYKTEFALHDMAYINASPSVLGVQGANSEWVTLDFEHSEPSTGDWIGVFSPANFSAATCAPESARAFPPLLCTAPIKFQYANYSSPEYNKTGKGTLKLQLINQRSDFSFALFTGSLLTPKLVAVSNPIVFANPKAPLYARLAQGKLWNEMTVTWTSGYGINEAEPFVGWGPKKGERTRSPAGTLTFQQNSMCGAPARTVGWRDPGFIHTSFLKELWPNSKYTYRLGHRLLNGTYVWSRMYQFKSSPYPGQASLQKVVIFGDMGKDEIDGSNEYNNFQRGSLNTTKQLINDLENIDIVFHIGDICYANGYLSQWDQFTAQIEPIASKVPYMLASGNHERDWPGSGSFYGSEDSGGECGVPAQAMFYTPAENRAKFWYATDYGMFRFCIAHTEEDWREGTDQYKFIEHCLASVDRQKQPWLIFLAHRVLGYSSNQYYANEGTTEEPMGRESLQKLWQKYKVDIAIFGHVHNYERTCPIYQNTCTRKEKDHYEGPLNGTIHIVAGGAGASLTEFSSVHPKWSLFRDFDYGFTKLTAFDHSNLLFEYKKSRDGKVYDSFRISRDYRDILACAVDSCAPTTLAT from the exons ATGTTtcaattatttaattatgtgagttTACTGTCAATTTTATGGGTCTCTTTAGCCCTTCAGCAAGTAAGAACAGATGGTGATCAGCCTCTATCAAACATTGCAATCTATAAAACCGAATTTGCGCTTCATGATATGGCCTACATCAATGCATCTCCATCTGTTCTTGGAGTCCAA GGTGCAAACTCGGAATGGGTGACCTTAGATTTTGAGCACAGTGAGCCATCTACTGGTGATTGGATTGGAGTATTTTCGCCTGCTAATTTCAG TGCTGCTACCTGTGCACCTGAAAGTGCAAGAGCATTCCCTCCTCTGCTCTGTACTGCTCCGATTAAG TTTCAATATGCAAATTACTCGAGTCCTGAGTACAACAAGACTGGCAAAGGGACACTGAAGCTTCAGCTGATCAATCAAAGATCCGACTTTTCCTTCGCCCTATTTACTGGCAGCTTGTTGACT CCGAAGCTGGTAGCAGTCTCCAACCCAATAGTGTTTGCTAATCCAAAGGCGCCACTTTACGCAAGACTAGCTCAAGGGAAACTATGGAATGAG ATGACTGTAACGTGGACAAGCGGGTATGGGATCAATGAGGCAGAACCATTTGTTGGATGGGGACCTAAAAAAGGGGAAAGAACGCGGTCACCAGCTGGGACCTTAACATTTCAGCAAAATAGCATGTGTG GTGCTCCAGCAAGAACAGTGGGCTGGCGTGATCCCGGGTTTATACACACTAGCTTTCTGAAGGAGCTTTGGCCTAATTCTAA GTATACTTATAGATTAGGCCACAGGCTATTGAACGGCACATATGTGTGGAGTCGAATGTATCAGTTCAAATCATCTCCTTACCCGGGTCAAGCGTCTTTACAGAAAGTCGTCATTTTTGGAGATATGGGCAAG GATGAGATTGATGGGTCAAATGAGTACAACAACTTTCAGCGTGGCTCGCTGAACACCACTAAACAGCTGATCAATGACTTGGAGAACATTGACATTGTATTTCACATAGGAGACATATGTTACGCGAATGGGTACCTGTCTCAGTGGGATCAGTTTACTGCTCAGATTGAACCCATTGCCTCTAAAGTTCCCTACATGCTTGCCAG TGGAAACCACGAGCGAGACTGGCCAGGATCAGGTTCCTTCTATGGGAGTGAAGATTCAGGAGGAGAATGTGGTGTGCCTGCTCAAGCAATGTTTTACACTCCTGCAGAAAACCGAGCCAAGTTCTG GTATGCAACAGATTACGGAATGTTCAGATTCTGCATAGCCCACACAGAAGAAGACTGGAGAGAAGGGACAGACCAGTACAAATTCATTGAGCACTGTCTCGCATCAGTGGACCGACAAAAGCAACCATGGCTTATCTTTCTTGCTCATCGTGTACTTGGTTATTCGTCTAACCAGTATTATGCTAACGAAGGAACCACGGAGGAACCTATGGGAAGGGAAAGCCTTCAGAAGCTATGGCAGAAGTACAAAGTTGACATTGCCATTTTCGGCCATGTCCACAATTACGAAAGAACATGTCCTATTTATCAG AATACCTGCACGCGAAAAGAGAAAGATCACTATGAAGGCCCCTTGAACGGTACCATTCATATTGTAGCGGGAGGAGCAGGAGCAAGTCTTACAGAGTTTTCCAGTGTTCACCCCAAATGGAGCCTATTCAGAGACTTTGATTATGGCTTTACGAAACTCACAGCATTCGACCATTCAAACTTGTTGTTCGAGTACAAAAAGAGCAGAGATGGTAAGGTTTACGACTCCTTCAGAATATCGAGAGATTACAGGGACATCTTGGCTTGCGCTGTTGATAGCTGCGCCCCGACCACTCTTGCTACTTGA
- the LOC141644090 gene encoding putative inactive purple acid phosphatase 1 isoform X2, whose product MFQLFNYVSLLSILWVSLALQQVRTDGDQPLSNIAIYKTEFALHDMAYINASPSVLGVQGANSEWVTLDFEHSEPSTGDWIGVFSPANFSAATCAPESARAFPPLLCTAPIKMTVTWTSGYGINEAEPFVGWGPKKGERTRSPAGTLTFQQNSMCGAPARTVGWRDPGFIHTSFLKELWPNSKYTYRLGHRLLNGTYVWSRMYQFKSSPYPGQASLQKVVIFGDMGKDEIDGSNEYNNFQRGSLNTTKQLINDLENIDIVFHIGDICYANGYLSQWDQFTAQIEPIASKVPYMLASGNHERDWPGSGSFYGSEDSGGECGVPAQAMFYTPAENRAKFWYATDYGMFRFCIAHTEEDWREGTDQYKFIEHCLASVDRQKQPWLIFLAHRVLGYSSNQYYANEGTTEEPMGRESLQKLWQKYKVDIAIFGHVHNYERTCPIYQNTCTRKEKDHYEGPLNGTIHIVAGGAGASLTEFSSVHPKWSLFRDFDYGFTKLTAFDHSNLLFEYKKSRDGKVYDSFRISRDYRDILACAVDSCAPTTLAT is encoded by the exons ATGTTtcaattatttaattatgtgagttTACTGTCAATTTTATGGGTCTCTTTAGCCCTTCAGCAAGTAAGAACAGATGGTGATCAGCCTCTATCAAACATTGCAATCTATAAAACCGAATTTGCGCTTCATGATATGGCCTACATCAATGCATCTCCATCTGTTCTTGGAGTCCAA GGTGCAAACTCGGAATGGGTGACCTTAGATTTTGAGCACAGTGAGCCATCTACTGGTGATTGGATTGGAGTATTTTCGCCTGCTAATTTCAG TGCTGCTACCTGTGCACCTGAAAGTGCAAGAGCATTCCCTCCTCTGCTCTGTACTGCTCCGATTAAG ATGACTGTAACGTGGACAAGCGGGTATGGGATCAATGAGGCAGAACCATTTGTTGGATGGGGACCTAAAAAAGGGGAAAGAACGCGGTCACCAGCTGGGACCTTAACATTTCAGCAAAATAGCATGTGTG GTGCTCCAGCAAGAACAGTGGGCTGGCGTGATCCCGGGTTTATACACACTAGCTTTCTGAAGGAGCTTTGGCCTAATTCTAA GTATACTTATAGATTAGGCCACAGGCTATTGAACGGCACATATGTGTGGAGTCGAATGTATCAGTTCAAATCATCTCCTTACCCGGGTCAAGCGTCTTTACAGAAAGTCGTCATTTTTGGAGATATGGGCAAG GATGAGATTGATGGGTCAAATGAGTACAACAACTTTCAGCGTGGCTCGCTGAACACCACTAAACAGCTGATCAATGACTTGGAGAACATTGACATTGTATTTCACATAGGAGACATATGTTACGCGAATGGGTACCTGTCTCAGTGGGATCAGTTTACTGCTCAGATTGAACCCATTGCCTCTAAAGTTCCCTACATGCTTGCCAG TGGAAACCACGAGCGAGACTGGCCAGGATCAGGTTCCTTCTATGGGAGTGAAGATTCAGGAGGAGAATGTGGTGTGCCTGCTCAAGCAATGTTTTACACTCCTGCAGAAAACCGAGCCAAGTTCTG GTATGCAACAGATTACGGAATGTTCAGATTCTGCATAGCCCACACAGAAGAAGACTGGAGAGAAGGGACAGACCAGTACAAATTCATTGAGCACTGTCTCGCATCAGTGGACCGACAAAAGCAACCATGGCTTATCTTTCTTGCTCATCGTGTACTTGGTTATTCGTCTAACCAGTATTATGCTAACGAAGGAACCACGGAGGAACCTATGGGAAGGGAAAGCCTTCAGAAGCTATGGCAGAAGTACAAAGTTGACATTGCCATTTTCGGCCATGTCCACAATTACGAAAGAACATGTCCTATTTATCAG AATACCTGCACGCGAAAAGAGAAAGATCACTATGAAGGCCCCTTGAACGGTACCATTCATATTGTAGCGGGAGGAGCAGGAGCAAGTCTTACAGAGTTTTCCAGTGTTCACCCCAAATGGAGCCTATTCAGAGACTTTGATTATGGCTTTACGAAACTCACAGCATTCGACCATTCAAACTTGTTGTTCGAGTACAAAAAGAGCAGAGATGGTAAGGTTTACGACTCCTTCAGAATATCGAGAGATTACAGGGACATCTTGGCTTGCGCTGTTGATAGCTGCGCCCCGACCACTCTTGCTACTTGA